A single window of Labeo rohita strain BAU-BD-2019 chromosome 4, IGBB_LRoh.1.0, whole genome shotgun sequence DNA harbors:
- the yeats4 gene encoding YEATS domain-containing protein 4, whose translation MFKRMAEFGPDSGGRVKGVTIVKPIVFGNVARYFGKKREDDGHTHQWTVYVKPYRNEDMSAYVKKIQFKLHESYGNPLRVVTKPPYEITETGWGEFEIIIKIFFIDPNERPVTLYHLLKLFQSDSSAMPKKTVVSEFYDEMIFQDPTAMMQQLLNTTRQLTLGAYKHETEFAELELRTREKVEAAKKKTSLEIAELKERLKASRENINFLKGEIRRLEEEDQMKDH comes from the exons ATGTTTAAGAGGATGGCTGAATTTGGTCCAGATTCGGGGGGTCGGGTAAAG ggAGTGACTATTGTGAAACCTATCGTGTTTGGAAACGTTGCAAGATATTTTGGCAAGAAAAGAGAAGACGACGGTCACACTCATCAGTGGACAGTTTATGTGAAGCCTTACAGAAATGAG GATATGTCTGCTTAtgtcaaaaaaatacagttcaaGCTTCATGAAAGTTATGGGAACCCTTTAAGAG TGGTTACGAAGCCTCCATATGAGATTACAGAGACTGGATGGGGAGAGTTTGAGATCATCATAAAGATCTTCTTCATCGATCCAAATGAGAGACCG GTCACGCTGTATCATCTGCTGAAGCTCTTCCAGTCAGACTCCAGCGCCATGCCGAAGAAGACCGTTGTGTCCGAGTTCTATGATGAGATG ATATTTCAAGATCCTACAGCCATGATGCAGCAGCTCCTGAACACCACCAGACAGCTGACGTTAGGTGCCTACAAACATGAGACTGAGT TTGCAGAGCTGGAGTTACGCACACGAGAAAAAGTGGAAGCGGCGAAGAAGAAGACAAGCCTGGAGATCGCAGAGCTGAAGGAGCGACTGAAAGCCTCCAGAGAAAACATCAATTTCCTGAAGGGAGAGATACGCAGACTGGAGGAGGAGGACCAGATGAAGGATCACTGA
- the cpsf6 gene encoding LOW QUALITY PROTEIN: cleavage and polyadenylation specificity factor subunit 6 (The sequence of the model RefSeq protein was modified relative to this genomic sequence to represent the inferred CDS: inserted 1 base in 1 codon): MADGVDHIDIYADVEEEFNQESDYPVHEQIDLYDDVISPSANNGDAPEDRDYLDTLPAPGGSEGNKGAPPNVVYTYTGKRIALYIGNLTWWTTDEDLTDAIRSIGINDVLEIKFFENRANGQSKGFALVCVGSDSSSRKLMDLLSKRELHGQNPIVTPCNKQSLSQFEMQSRKSTQSGQMSGEGKAGPPGSGPRSGFPLGKNRGRFPTPPGPGGDRFPGPVGPGGPPPHFPGMQGPPPPRSGPPGPPGPPXPPPPGQGLPPPLGGPPNRGDRPPPPVMFPGQFGQPPMGPMPPGPPPPGYGPPPGPPPPQQGPPPPGPFPPRPPGPLGPPLGLAPPPHMQGPPPGGPPPAPHVNPAFFPPPGNNNMPSSDSRGPPPGDPYGRPPPYDRDYGPGGRDMDSSRAPLSEAEFEEIMNRNRAISSSAISRAVSDASAADYGSAIETLVTAISLIKQSKVSADDRCKVLISSLQDCLHGIESKSYGSASSRRERSRERDHSRSRDKRHRKSRSRDRHEDYYRERSRERDRHRERERDRDRERDREREREYRR; encoded by the exons ATGGCGGACGGTGTTGACCACATCGATATTTACGCCGACGTAGAAGAGGAATTTAACCAG GAATCCGATTATCCTGTTCATGAACAGATTGACCTGTATGATGATGTCATTTCACCATCTGCCAACAACGGCGACGCACCTGAGGACCGGGATTACCTGGATACCCTGCCTGCACCGGGAGGATCCGAGGGGAACAAAGGAGCTCCACCGAATGTCGTCTACACCTACACTGGCAAAAGAATAGCTCTGTACATTGGCAACCTCACATGG TGGACCACTGATGAAGATTTGACCGATGCTATTCGCTCAATCGGCATCAATGATGTGCTGGAGATCAAGTTTTTTGAGAATCGAGCAAATGGGCAGTCAAAAGG GTTTGCTCTGGTCTGCGTGGGTTCAGACTCCTCGTCCAGGAAGTTGATGGATCTGCTGTCTAAACGGGAGCTGCATGGACAAAACCCCATCGTCACCCCTTGCAACAAACAGTCGCTCAGCCAGTTTGAGATGCAGTCGCGAAAAA GCACACAGTCCGGGCAGATGTCTGGAGAGGGGAAGGCTGGGCCTCCAGGCTCAGGACCTCGCAGTGGATTCCCACTCGGGAAGAATCGAGGCCGGTTTCCCACCCCACCTGGCCCGGGAGGAGACCGCTTTCCTGGACCCGTTGGACCTGGTGGACCTCCACCACACTTCCCAG GCATGCAAGGCCCACCGCCCCCTCGATCAGGCCCACCTGGGCCTCCGGGCCCCC GGCCCCCTCCACCCGGACAAGGTCTGCCGCCACCACTCGGTGGTCCTCCTAACAGAGGAGATCGTCCTCCTCCACCAGTCATGTTTCCTGGTCAGTTTGGTCAGCCTCCTATGGGTCCAATGCCTCCTGGCCCGCCCCCACCTGGATACGGGCCTCCCCCAGGCCCCCCTCCACCACAGCAGGGTCCACCCCCTCCGGGACCCTTTCCTCCCCGCCCACCTGGGCCCTTAGGACCCCCACTTGGCCTTGCACCTCCACCACACATGCAGGGACCCCCGCCTGGAGGTCCACCACCAGCCCCTCACGTTAACCCAGCCTTCTTCCCACCGCCTGGGAACAACAACATGCCATCGTCCGACAGCAGGGGCCCACCGCCGGGTGACCCGTACGGCCGCCCGCCCCCATACGACAGAGACTATGGCCCTGGTGGCAG GGACATGGATTCGTCTCGTGCTCCTCTGAGCGAAGCAGAGTTTGAGGAGATCATGAATCGTAACAGGGCGATCTCCAGCAGTGCTATCTCGAGGGCAGTGTCAGATGCAAGTGCAG CTGATTACGGCAGTGCTATAGAGACTCTGGTGACGGCCATCTCTTTGATCAAGCAGTCGAAGGTTTCTGCTGATGACCGCTGTAAAGTTCTCATTAGCTCATTGCAGGACTGCTTGCATGGAATCGAGTCAAAATCCTATGGCTCTGCGTCAAG CAGGCGGGAACGATCCAGGGAGAGGGACCACAGTCGCTCTCGTGACAAGCGTCACCGCAAGTCTCGCAGCCGAGACCGACACGAAGACTATTACAGGGAGCGCAGCCGTGAGAGGGACCGTCACCGCGAGCGCGAGCGTGACCGTGACCGCGAAAGAGACAGAGAACGTGAGCGAGAGTACCGCCGTTAG